From Brassica napus cultivar Da-Ae unplaced genomic scaffold, Da-Ae ScsIHWf_724;HRSCAF=1049, whole genome shotgun sequence, one genomic window encodes:
- the LOC125605206 gene encoding uncharacterized protein LOC125605206, whose amino-acid sequence MPINKDPSTPPPVIGKIGPYTVFMTPPATPKPPESPAAVSQKPNLPPPVLPPPQQFKSVASSEQDGSVLGFFKNAATKVQNAHSSVDDHLVRWFGLNQSKYQWALDEYYEGKGSEMKSVKSNEMPGKVQSV is encoded by the exons ATGCCGATCAACAAAGACCCATCAACACCTCCTCCGGTCATCGGCAAAATCGGTCCTTACACTGTCTTCATGACTCCTCCGGCCACTCCAAAACCACCTGAATCTCCCGCCGCCGTCTCTCAGAAACCCAACCTTCCACCACCGGTTCTTCCACCGCCGCAGCAGTTTAAATCGGTGGCTTCCTCTGAACAGGACGGCTCGGTTTTGGGGTTCTTCAAAAACGCCGCCACAAAGGTTCAAAATG CACATTCAAGCGTGGATGATCATTTGGTGAGATGGTTTGGGTTAAACCAATCTAAGTACCAATGGGCTTTGGACGAGTACTACGAAGGCAAAGGATCT GAAATGAAGAGCGTGAAATCAAATGAGATGCCTGGGAAAGTACAAAGCGTATAA